The proteins below are encoded in one region of Maribacter aestuarii:
- a CDS encoding aminotransferase class V-fold PLP-dependent enzyme yields the protein MEKIRNDFPVVRKSIYVNTAVFGPLYDSLIDWRQEHDLDLLLHGSDMREKTMKILSDTRKTVGTFFNCKTENIALVNNFSTGLNVLLEGLDPKRKILLLENDYPSVNWPFEDRKFDISYVKMSADVENEIRETVRSENIDVLAISLVQWLDGFLIDLEFIKDLKKEYSDLIIIADGTQFCGVVDFNFESSGIDVLGASAYKWLLAGYGNGFMLFSDQVKEEFFPKTIGFNSANGDVDKKESIRFAKKLEPGHLSCLNFGSLKFSLEYLKSIGMDKISAHNNNLSHKAKQEFTDLGLLDDDIIERAKHSTIFNLKIDNHKFQRLLHENVLCAQRGDGVRVGFHFYNNENDLNTIVRILKTA from the coding sequence TGGCGCCAAGAACACGATTTGGATTTGCTTTTGCACGGGAGCGATATGCGTGAAAAAACCATGAAGATACTGAGCGATACCCGTAAGACCGTTGGAACTTTTTTTAATTGTAAGACGGAAAATATAGCCTTGGTAAACAATTTTTCAACGGGATTGAACGTATTGTTGGAAGGATTGGACCCCAAAAGGAAAATTCTATTGCTGGAGAACGATTATCCATCTGTTAATTGGCCATTTGAAGATCGGAAATTTGACATCTCTTATGTAAAGATGAGCGCCGATGTGGAAAACGAAATTAGGGAAACCGTGCGCTCCGAGAATATTGACGTTTTGGCCATCAGCTTGGTACAGTGGCTAGATGGTTTTCTCATCGATTTGGAATTTATAAAGGACTTGAAGAAGGAATATTCTGATTTAATTATCATTGCTGATGGAACGCAGTTTTGCGGTGTAGTAGATTTCAATTTTGAATCCTCTGGAATAGACGTTCTTGGGGCCAGTGCCTACAAGTGGTTATTAGCAGGATATGGCAATGGGTTTATGTTGTTTTCTGACCAAGTTAAGGAGGAATTTTTTCCAAAAACGATTGGCTTTAATTCGGCAAATGGCGATGTTGATAAAAAGGAAAGCATCAGGTTTGCCAAAAAGTTAGAGCCAGGCCATTTATCCTGTCTCAATTTTGGAAGCCTTAAGTTCTCTTTGGAGTATTTAAAGAGTATAGGTATGGACAAAATATCGGCCCATAACAACAATTTGTCCCACAAGGCGAAACAGGAATTTACAGATTTAGGACTTTTAGACGATGATATAATAGAAAGGGCGAAGCATAGTACCATCTTTAATCTAAAAATTGACAATCATAAATTTCAACGATTATTGCATGAAAATGTATTGTGTGCGCAACGTGGAGATGGTGTACGTGTTGGGTTTCACTTTTATAATAATGAAAACGACCTGAATACGATTGTAAGAATCTTAAAAACAGCCTAG
- a CDS encoding DUF427 domain-containing protein — protein MKAIWNDTILAESDDTLVIENNHYFPAESIKKEYFKSSDTHTNCPWKGTASYYTLAVDGKENKDAAWYYPEVSELAKGIKGRVAFWKGVAVVK, from the coding sequence ATGAAAGCAATTTGGAATGACACGATTCTAGCAGAAAGTGATGATACTTTGGTTATCGAAAACAATCATTATTTTCCTGCAGAGAGCATAAAAAAAGAATATTTCAAATCCAGCGATACCCATACCAATTGCCCTTGGAAGGGCACCGCTTCTTATTATACCTTAGCCGTAGATGGAAAAGAAAATAAGGATGCCGCTTGGTATTACCCAGAAGTGAGCGAATTGGCAAAAGGCATTAAAGGAAGGGTTGCCTTTTGGAAAGGTGTAGCTGTAGTAAAGTAA
- a CDS encoding isoamylase early set domain-containing protein — MAIAKQYLKTKPVCKVTFTVPAEEAKKVAVVGDFNNWSPKGSTLKKLKNGTFKGTFDLPKENSYEFKYIVDGAFINETEADGYKWNDYAGSENAVLEL; from the coding sequence ATGGCAATAGCAAAACAATATTTAAAGACTAAACCGGTATGTAAGGTAACTTTTACAGTACCTGCAGAAGAAGCAAAAAAAGTAGCCGTAGTAGGTGACTTCAATAACTGGAGCCCAAAAGGTAGCACCTTGAAGAAACTAAAGAACGGTACCTTTAAAGGAACCTTCGACTTACCAAAAGAGAACTCTTATGAATTTAAGTACATCGTTGACGGTGCTTTCATAAATGAAACCGAAGCGGATGGATACAAGTGGAACGACTATGCTGGTTCTGAGAACGCTGTTCTAGAATTATAG